From the genome of Mesorhizobium japonicum MAFF 303099, one region includes:
- a CDS encoding SUF system Fe-S cluster assembly protein, with translation MDDVSATAETAPETAANGIVSASAIPADELARLTDDIVSALKTVYDPEIPADIYELGLVYKIDIEDDRSVKIDMTLTAPGCPVAGEMPGWVENAVGAVEGVSGVEVNMTFDPPWSPDRMSEEAQVAVGWY, from the coding sequence ATGGACGATGTGAGCGCAACCGCAGAGACCGCGCCGGAAACGGCTGCAAATGGCATCGTATCGGCCTCGGCCATTCCCGCTGACGAACTGGCGCGGCTGACCGACGACATCGTCTCGGCGCTGAAGACGGTCTACGACCCGGAAATTCCGGCCGATATCTACGAGCTCGGCCTCGTCTACAAGATCGACATCGAGGACGACCGCTCTGTCAAGATCGACATGACCCTGACTGCGCCGGGTTGCCCCGTCGCCGGCGAAATGCCGGGCTGGGTGGAAAACGCTGTCGGCGCCGTCGAAGGCGTGTCCGGCGTCGAGGTCAACATGACCTTCGACCCGCCCTGGTCGCCCGACCGCATGTCCGAAGAGGCTCAGGTGGCGGTAGGCTGGTACTAG
- the sufA gene encoding Fe-S cluster assembly scaffold SufA, whose protein sequence is MGRFAVITMTEKAADRVREIVATRENAHGIRLGIKKGGCAGMEYTVDLVTEPNTKDDHIERDGAHVYVAPEAALFLFGTEMDFEQTTLRTGFTFHNPNQSSACGCGESVELKPADLKALAEARASA, encoded by the coding sequence ATGGGACGCTTTGCCGTCATCACGATGACCGAAAAGGCCGCCGACCGGGTGCGCGAGATCGTCGCCACCCGCGAAAATGCGCATGGCATTCGCCTCGGCATCAAGAAGGGCGGCTGCGCCGGCATGGAATACACGGTCGATCTGGTGACCGAACCCAACACCAAGGATGACCATATCGAGCGCGATGGCGCGCACGTTTATGTGGCGCCTGAAGCCGCGCTTTTCCTGTTCGGCACCGAGATGGATTTCGAACAGACCACCCTGCGCACCGGCTTCACCTTCCACAACCCGAACCAGAGTTCGGCCTGCGGCTGCGGCGAGTCCGTCGAACTGAAGCCGGCCGACCTCAAGGCGCTCGCTGAAGCACGCGCCTCGGCCTGA
- a CDS encoding GFA family protein, producing the protein MPLLLKGSCRCNAVRFEVESHTPVPFMLCYCSICRKQQGGGGFAINLGAAYETLNIRGKRSLGVYRAEIEDDEHPHCEVSTGERNFCRKCGSALWLYDPTWPELVHPFASAIDSDLPKPPSRVHLMLKYKANWVEPVIGKGDKTFDVYPEESIADWHKLTGMWVD; encoded by the coding sequence ATGCCGCTTCTGCTCAAGGGGTCCTGCCGCTGCAACGCCGTGCGTTTCGAGGTGGAGAGCCACACGCCCGTACCGTTCATGCTGTGCTACTGCTCGATCTGCCGCAAGCAGCAGGGCGGCGGCGGGTTCGCCATCAATCTCGGCGCCGCCTATGAGACGCTGAACATCAGGGGCAAGAGGAGCCTTGGCGTATACCGTGCCGAGATCGAGGACGACGAGCATCCGCATTGCGAGGTCTCGACGGGCGAGCGCAATTTCTGCCGCAAATGCGGGTCGGCGCTCTGGCTTTACGACCCGACCTGGCCGGAGTTGGTGCACCCCTTCGCCTCGGCAATCGACAGCGACCTGCCGAAGCCGCCGAGCCGGGTGCATCTGATGCTGAAATACAAGGCCAACTGGGTCGAACCCGTGATCGGCAAGGGCGACAAGACGTTCGACGTCTACCCGGAGGAATCCATCGCCGACTGGCACAAGCTGACGGGCATGTGGGTGGACTAG
- a CDS encoding TfoX/Sxy family protein: MDNERIAELFSGLGPVSIRRLFGGKGIYFDGVIIAIVLRGELLLKADEQSAPDFEAEGCKQWAYTGKRHGKLVAMPYWSIPDSAFDDPDEMTVWARRAYEAGRRAGK, from the coding sequence ATGGACAATGAACGCATCGCCGAACTGTTCTCAGGGCTGGGCCCGGTCAGCATCCGCAGGTTGTTCGGCGGCAAGGGCATCTATTTCGACGGCGTCATCATCGCCATCGTGCTGCGCGGCGAGTTGCTGCTCAAGGCCGACGAGCAAAGCGCGCCCGATTTCGAGGCCGAGGGCTGCAAGCAATGGGCCTATACCGGCAAGCGCCACGGCAAGCTGGTCGCCATGCCCTATTGGAGCATTCCCGACAGCGCCTTTGACGATCCCGACGAGATGACGGTGTGGGCGCGCCGCGCCTATGAGGCAGGGCGGCGCGCAGGGAAGTGA
- a CDS encoding pseudouridine-5'-phosphate glycosidase, with the protein MSPETARPFIDIHAPVAQALAAGRPVVALESTIITHGMPYPDNGAMAANVEKIISDGGAVPATIAVIGGRIKIGLSDGERESLAMTGDAMKLSRADLGFAVAQGRTGGTTVAATMIAAEMVGIKVFATGGIGGVHKGAEKSFDISADLDELARTPVIVVSAGAKAILDIEKTLEVLETRGVPVVGHGCETMPAFWSRQSPFRAPLTLYKPEEIAHFFRTRVALGLGGGVLVANPVPENHEIPAEEMAGYIEAAQKAAEALNVTGKAVTPFLLGKILELTGGRSLKTNIALVENNARLAAEIAKAL; encoded by the coding sequence ATGAGCCCCGAAACCGCACGCCCCTTCATCGACATCCACGCACCCGTGGCGCAAGCCCTGGCCGCCGGGCGCCCTGTCGTGGCGCTGGAAAGCACCATCATCACCCATGGCATGCCCTACCCGGACAATGGCGCCATGGCGGCCAATGTCGAGAAGATCATCAGCGACGGCGGCGCCGTGCCGGCGACGATCGCCGTGATCGGTGGACGCATCAAGATCGGCCTTTCCGACGGCGAGCGCGAATCGCTGGCCATGACCGGTGACGCCATGAAGCTGTCGCGCGCCGACCTCGGCTTCGCCGTCGCGCAAGGACGCACCGGCGGCACGACCGTCGCCGCCACGATGATCGCGGCTGAAATGGTCGGAATAAAGGTGTTCGCCACCGGCGGCATTGGCGGCGTGCACAAGGGCGCCGAGAAGAGTTTTGACATCTCGGCCGATCTCGACGAATTGGCGCGCACACCGGTCATCGTCGTCTCGGCCGGCGCCAAGGCGATCCTCGACATCGAAAAGACGCTGGAAGTGCTGGAGACGCGCGGCGTGCCCGTGGTCGGCCATGGCTGTGAGACGATGCCGGCCTTCTGGTCGCGACAGTCGCCGTTCCGCGCGCCTCTGACACTTTATAAGCCCGAAGAGATCGCGCATTTCTTCCGGACGCGGGTCGCGCTGGGGCTCGGCGGCGGCGTGCTGGTCGCCAATCCGGTGCCGGAAAACCACGAAATCCCGGCTGAGGAGATGGCCGGCTACATCGAAGCCGCGCAAAAGGCCGCCGAGGCGCTCAACGTGACCGGCAAGGCGGTGACGCCGTTCCTGCTGGGAAAAATCCTGGAGTTGACCGGCGGCCGCAGCCTCAAGACTAATATCGCGCTGGTCGAAAACAATGCGCGGCTGGCGGCCGAGATAGCCAAGGCCCTGTAG
- a CDS encoding carbohydrate kinase family protein: MVKSIEILAVGGAHIDRRGQVSGAYVPAASNPGTMREDVGGGVFNALRSTVRRGVSGSLMSMRGGDAGADTISRAIAQAGIADLSAVFLDRTTPSYTALIDREGELIVGFADMALYDLAFPKQMRRSKVREAIAAADAILCDANLPSAALERLVSLAAGKPVYAIAISPAKVVRLIPVLGALALVFMNRREAVALAGVNANAAERDVIDGLRCSGLTSGVVTAGSAPVLGFDEAGAFSIQPPAPRKVANVTGAGDALAGATVAALLHGLPLRQALREGIAAATLAIESADAIPDFTAASFAEVLALVPNAQEVA; the protein is encoded by the coding sequence ATGGTGAAATCCATAGAGATACTGGCCGTGGGCGGCGCCCATATAGACCGGCGTGGCCAGGTGTCCGGCGCCTACGTGCCGGCCGCGTCCAATCCCGGCACGATGCGCGAGGATGTCGGCGGCGGCGTGTTCAACGCGCTGCGCAGCACGGTGCGGCGCGGCGTATCGGGCTCGCTGATGTCGATGCGCGGCGGCGATGCCGGGGCGGACACCATTTCGAGGGCTATCGCGCAAGCCGGCATTGCCGACCTGTCGGCGGTCTTCCTCGACCGCACGACGCCGAGTTATACGGCGCTGATCGATCGCGAGGGCGAGCTGATCGTCGGCTTCGCCGACATGGCGCTGTACGATCTGGCGTTCCCCAAGCAGATGCGGCGCTCCAAGGTCCGCGAGGCGATCGCCGCCGCCGATGCCATACTGTGCGACGCCAATCTGCCGTCGGCGGCACTGGAGCGGCTGGTTTCGCTTGCCGCCGGCAAGCCGGTCTATGCCATTGCCATTTCACCGGCCAAGGTGGTGCGGCTGATACCGGTGCTCGGCGCGCTGGCGCTGGTCTTCATGAACCGCCGCGAGGCCGTCGCGCTGGCCGGCGTCAACGCCAATGCCGCCGAGCGAGATGTCATCGACGGCTTGAGATGCAGCGGCCTCACCAGCGGCGTCGTGACGGCAGGCAGCGCGCCGGTGCTGGGTTTCGACGAAGCGGGCGCTTTTTCGATCCAACCACCTGCCCCCAGAAAAGTCGCCAACGTCACCGGCGCCGGCGACGCGCTGGCGGGTGCGACGGTGGCAGCCCTGCTGCACGGCCTGCCCCTGCGCCAGGCCTTGCGCGAAGGCATTGCGGCGGCGACGCTGGCCATCGAAAGCGCCGACGCCATCCCCGATTTCACCGCAGCGAGCTTCGCCGAAGTGCTGGCTCTTGTGCCGAACGCGCAGGAAGTGGCATGA
- the recA gene encoding recombinase RecA — protein sequence MAQNSLRLVEDKAVDKSKALDAALSQIERAFGKGSIMRLGANEQVVEIETVPTGSLGLDIALGVGGLPRGRIIEIYGPESSGKTTLALHTVAEAQKKGGICAFVDAEHALDPVYARKLGVDLENLLISQPDTGEQALEICDTLVRSGAIDVLVVDSVAALTPRAEIEGEMGDSLPGLQARLMSQALRKLTASISRSNTMVIFINQIRMKIGVMFGSPETTTGGNALKFYASVRLDIRRIGSVKDRDEVVGNQTRVKVVKNKLAPPFKVVEFDIMYGEGVSKTGELVDLGVKAGVVEKSGAWFSYNSQRLGQGRENAKLFLRDNPDTAREIELALRQNAGLIAEKFLENGGSEGGDDGFEDEAGAM from the coding sequence ATGGCTCAGAATTCTTTGCGGCTTGTAGAGGATAAGGCAGTGGACAAATCAAAGGCTCTGGATGCGGCGCTGTCGCAAATCGAGCGGGCTTTCGGCAAGGGCTCGATCATGCGGCTCGGCGCGAACGAGCAGGTCGTCGAGATCGAAACCGTGCCGACCGGCTCGCTCGGCCTCGACATCGCGCTCGGCGTCGGTGGCCTGCCGCGCGGCCGCATCATCGAGATCTACGGACCGGAAAGCTCGGGCAAGACGACGCTGGCCCTCCACACGGTGGCCGAAGCCCAGAAGAAGGGCGGCATCTGCGCCTTCGTCGACGCCGAACACGCGCTCGATCCGGTCTATGCCCGCAAGCTCGGCGTCGACCTTGAAAACCTGCTGATCTCGCAGCCCGATACCGGCGAGCAGGCGCTGGAGATCTGCGACACGCTGGTGCGTTCCGGCGCCATCGACGTGCTGGTGGTCGATTCGGTCGCGGCACTGACGCCGCGCGCCGAAATCGAGGGCGAGATGGGCGATTCGCTGCCCGGCCTGCAGGCTCGACTGATGAGCCAGGCGCTGCGCAAGCTGACCGCCTCGATCTCGCGCTCCAACACCATGGTCATCTTCATCAACCAGATCCGCATGAAGATCGGCGTCATGTTCGGTTCGCCCGAGACCACGACCGGCGGCAATGCGCTGAAATTCTATGCGTCGGTGCGCCTCGATATCCGCCGCATCGGCTCGGTCAAGGACCGCGACGAGGTCGTTGGCAACCAGACCCGCGTCAAGGTGGTCAAGAACAAGCTGGCGCCGCCCTTCAAGGTGGTCGAGTTCGACATCATGTATGGCGAGGGCGTGTCCAAGACCGGCGAACTGGTCGACCTCGGCGTCAAGGCCGGCGTGGTTGAGAAATCGGGCGCCTGGTTCTCCTACAATTCGCAACGTCTCGGCCAGGGGCGCGAAAATGCAAAGCTGTTCCTGCGCGACAATCCCGATACCGCACGCGAGATCGAACTGGCGCTCAGGCAGAATGCCGGGCTGATCGCCGAAAAATTCCTCGAGAATGGCGGCTCTGAAGGCGGCGACGACGGTTTTGAGGACGAAGCCGGCGCAATGTAG
- the alaS gene encoding alanine--tRNA ligase: protein MSGVNEIRSTFLDYFRKEGHEVVASSPLVPRNDPTLMFTNAGMVQFKNVFTGLEKRSYSRATTAQKSVRAGGKHNDLDNVGYTARHLTFFEMLGNFSFGDYFKERAIELAWNLITKEFGLKKDKLLVTVYHTDDEAAGFWKKIAGFSDDRIIRIATSDNFWAMGDTGPCGPCSEIFIDRGEHVWGGPPGSPEEDGDRFLEFWNLVFMQYEQVTKEERIDLPRPSIDTGMGLERMASILQGVESVFETDLFRHLIDAASSALGRAPDAETVASYRVIADHLRSSSFLVADGVLPSNEGRGYVLRRIMRRAMRHAQLLGANEPLMWKLVPALVREMGQAYPELLRGEQLVTETLKLEETRFRKTLVRGLGLLSEATETLHAGDMLDGETAFKLYDTYGFPLDLTQDALRQRNISVDLAGFTNAMEQQKAEARKHWTGSGEAATETVWFSVREQTGATEFLGYETEQAEGLIQALVKDGKTVDSAGKGDAVAVVVNQTPFYGESGGQMGDTGIISGEGFSIEISDTQKKADGLFVHLGKVASGTVKTGAAVELKVDHARRTRLRANHSATHLIHEALREVLGTHVAQKGSLVAPERLRFDISHNKPISAEELEEVERMANEIVVQNSPVTTRLMSVDDAIAEGAMALFGEKYGDEVRVVSMGTGLHGAKANRPYSVELCGGTHVRATGDIGLVRVVSDSAVAAGVRRIEALTGEAARKHLDEQDRRLKAAAATLKISPADVPARVEALLEERKKLEKDLTEARKKLALGGGAAAGAPSENETVAGVGFLGKAVSGVSPKDLKPLADAGKSSLGSGVVVFVGADEDNKASVVVAVTDDLVGRFSAVDLVRVASAALGGQGGGGRPDMAQAGGPDASKANDAIAAVKAALEAA from the coding sequence ATGAGTGGCGTGAACGAGATACGGTCGACATTTCTCGACTATTTCCGCAAGGAGGGCCACGAGGTCGTGGCCTCGAGCCCGCTCGTACCGCGCAACGATCCGACATTGATGTTCACCAATGCTGGCATGGTGCAGTTCAAGAACGTCTTCACCGGTCTGGAGAAGCGGTCCTATTCGCGCGCCACCACCGCCCAGAAGAGCGTTCGCGCCGGCGGCAAGCACAACGACCTCGACAATGTCGGCTACACCGCGCGCCACCTGACCTTCTTCGAGATGCTCGGCAATTTCTCCTTTGGCGACTATTTCAAGGAGCGCGCCATCGAGCTTGCCTGGAACCTGATCACCAAGGAGTTCGGGCTGAAGAAGGACAAGCTGCTGGTCACCGTCTATCACACGGACGATGAGGCGGCCGGCTTCTGGAAGAAGATCGCCGGCTTCTCGGACGATCGCATCATCCGCATCGCGACCTCGGACAATTTCTGGGCAATGGGCGACACCGGTCCCTGCGGACCGTGCTCGGAAATCTTCATCGATCGCGGCGAGCACGTCTGGGGCGGGCCTCCCGGCAGCCCCGAAGAGGATGGCGACCGCTTCCTCGAATTCTGGAACCTGGTGTTCATGCAGTATGAACAGGTGACGAAGGAGGAGCGCATCGACCTGCCGCGCCCGTCGATCGACACCGGCATGGGCCTGGAGCGCATGGCCTCCATCCTGCAAGGTGTGGAAAGCGTATTCGAGACTGACCTGTTCCGTCACCTGATCGATGCGGCGTCCTCCGCGCTCGGCCGCGCTCCCGATGCGGAAACGGTGGCGTCCTATCGCGTCATCGCCGACCATTTGCGCTCGTCCTCCTTCCTGGTCGCCGACGGTGTCTTGCCGTCGAACGAAGGCCGCGGCTATGTACTGCGCCGCATCATGCGCCGCGCCATGCGCCACGCGCAGCTGCTCGGCGCGAACGAGCCGCTGATGTGGAAGCTGGTGCCGGCGCTGGTGCGCGAGATGGGCCAGGCCTATCCCGAGCTGCTGCGCGGCGAACAGCTGGTCACCGAGACGCTGAAGCTCGAGGAAACGCGCTTCCGCAAGACTTTGGTGCGCGGCCTCGGCCTGCTTTCGGAGGCGACGGAAACGCTGCATGCCGGCGACATGCTGGACGGCGAGACGGCCTTCAAGCTCTACGACACTTACGGCTTCCCGCTCGACCTGACGCAGGACGCGCTGCGCCAGCGCAACATCTCGGTCGATCTGGCCGGCTTCACCAACGCAATGGAGCAGCAGAAGGCCGAGGCGCGCAAGCATTGGACCGGGTCCGGCGAGGCCGCCACCGAGACGGTGTGGTTTTCCGTGCGCGAACAGACGGGCGCTACCGAATTCCTCGGTTACGAGACCGAGCAGGCAGAAGGTCTGATCCAGGCGCTGGTCAAGGACGGCAAGACCGTCGACAGCGCCGGCAAGGGCGACGCCGTTGCGGTGGTCGTCAACCAGACGCCGTTCTACGGCGAGTCCGGCGGTCAGATGGGCGACACCGGCATCATCTCGGGCGAGGGGTTCTCGATCGAGATCTCCGACACGCAGAAGAAGGCCGACGGGCTGTTCGTGCATCTGGGCAAAGTGGCGAGCGGCACGGTCAAGACCGGTGCTGCCGTCGAGCTTAAGGTCGACCATGCGCGCCGCACCAGGCTGCGTGCCAATCATTCCGCCACGCACCTGATCCATGAGGCGCTGCGCGAGGTGCTGGGCACCCATGTCGCGCAGAAGGGCTCGCTGGTCGCGCCGGAGCGTCTGCGTTTCGACATCTCACACAACAAGCCGATCTCGGCCGAGGAGCTCGAAGAGGTCGAGCGCATGGCCAACGAAATCGTCGTGCAGAACAGCCCGGTGACCACGCGCCTGATGTCGGTCGATGACGCCATTGCCGAGGGCGCCATGGCGCTGTTCGGCGAGAAATACGGCGACGAGGTGCGCGTCGTGTCGATGGGCACGGGGCTGCATGGCGCCAAGGCCAACCGGCCCTATTCGGTCGAACTCTGCGGCGGCACGCATGTCAGGGCGACCGGCGATATCGGCCTGGTCCGCGTCGTCTCCGACAGCGCGGTCGCCGCTGGCGTACGCCGTATCGAGGCGCTGACCGGCGAGGCGGCCAGAAAACATCTCGACGAGCAGGACCGGCGCCTGAAGGCGGCGGCGGCCACGCTGAAAATCTCGCCCGCCGACGTGCCGGCCCGCGTCGAGGCTTTGCTCGAAGAGCGCAAGAAGCTCGAGAAGGACCTGACCGAAGCGCGCAAGAAACTGGCACTGGGCGGCGGGGCCGCAGCGGGCGCGCCCTCGGAAAACGAGACGGTCGCGGGCGTCGGCTTCCTCGGCAAGGCGGTCTCCGGCGTCTCGCCGAAGGATCTGAAGCCGCTGGCCGATGCCGGCAAGAGCTCGCTCGGCTCCGGCGTCGTCGTCTTCGTCGGCGCCGATGAAGACAACAAGGCGAGCGTCGTCGTCGCCGTCACCGACGACCTCGTCGGCCGCTTCAGCGCCGTCGATCTGGTGCGCGTCGCCTCCGCCGCCTTGGGCGGGCAGGGCGGTGGCGGGCGGCCCGACATGGCCCAGGCCGGCGGCCCGGATGCCTCGAAGGCCAATGATGCGATCGCGGCTGTGAAGGCGGCGCTCGAAGCCGCCTGA
- a CDS encoding NAD-dependent epimerase/dehydratase family protein: MNVLVLGGYGLIGDAVIGRLLRDGHHVTGLGRDVPDAGRRRPAVRWIAADMSKLLAAEDWLPVVAGMDAVVKFGSAIWRGRRPSKTHRCPPKRNACFASGLLAVFQPLARRLRSSGRW, encoded by the coding sequence ATGAATGTTCTCGTCCTCGGTGGCTATGGGTTGATCGGGGACGCCGTCATTGGCCGTTTGCTTCGCGACGGTCATCATGTGACCGGCCTCGGCCGCGATGTTCCGGATGCTGGGCGGCGCCGGCCGGCGGTTCGATGGATCGCGGCGGACATGTCGAAACTGCTTGCCGCTGAAGACTGGCTGCCGGTGGTTGCGGGCATGGACGCGGTGGTCAAATTCGGATCCGCAATCTGGCGCGGCAGGCGGCCATCGAAAACGCACCGCTGCCCGCCGAAGAGAAACGCCTGTTTCGCATCTGGTTTGCTTGCGGTTTTCCAGCCTTTGGCGCGGCGCTTGCGATCCTCTGGCCGATGGTGA
- a CDS encoding glutathione S-transferase family protein, which translates to MTRPILYGADYSVYVRIARMALEEKGVDYELVPLDIFAADGIPAWYLEHHPFGRIPAFEHDGFRLFETNAITRYVDEAFDGPALQPADARGRARMGQMTGMLDAYGYRAMVWDVAVERLEKVEPDWALIASGLAQAETVLKVLRSLKAQGPWLLGDQLTLADLHAAPIIAYFVKVTQGRDLLARFADMRDWYARVADRASFARSEKAD; encoded by the coding sequence ATGACCAGGCCAATCCTCTATGGCGCGGACTACAGCGTCTATGTACGCATCGCGCGGATGGCGCTGGAGGAGAAGGGCGTCGACTACGAGCTGGTGCCGCTCGACATCTTCGCCGCCGACGGCATACCGGCCTGGTACCTGGAACATCACCCGTTCGGCCGCATCCCGGCTTTCGAGCATGACGGTTTTCGCCTCTTCGAGACGAATGCGATCACCCGCTATGTCGACGAGGCTTTCGACGGTCCGGCGCTGCAGCCCGCCGATGCGCGCGGCCGCGCCAGGATGGGCCAGATGACAGGCATGCTCGACGCCTATGGCTACCGCGCCATGGTCTGGGACGTTGCCGTCGAGCGCCTGGAAAAGGTTGAGCCGGATTGGGCGTTGATCGCCAGCGGCCTTGCTCAGGCTGAGACGGTGCTGAAGGTGCTGAGATCGCTGAAGGCACAAGGTCCGTGGCTGCTTGGCGACCAGCTGACGCTGGCGGACCTGCACGCCGCGCCGATCATCGCCTATTTCGTCAAGGTCACGCAAGGGCGCGATCTGTTGGCGCGGTTCGCGGATATGCGGGATTGGTATGCGCGCGTCGCTGATCGTGCGAGCTTTGCGCGGTCTGAAAAGGCTGATTGA
- a CDS encoding NADP-dependent isocitrate dehydrogenase, with product MAKIKVANPVVELDGDEMTRIIWQFIKDKLIHPYLDLKLEYYDLGIEHRDATNDQVTIDSANAIKKYGVGVKCATITPDEQRVEEFKLKKMWKSPNGTIRNILGGTIFREPIIMKNVPRLVPGWTKPIIVGRHAFGDQYRATDFRFPGKGKLTIKFVGEDGKVIEHDVFDAPGAGVAMAMYNLDESIREFARASLNYGLLRNYPVYLSTKNTILKAYDGRFKDIFQEVYEAEFEADFKSKKLWYEHRLIDDMVASSLKWSGGYVWACKNYDGDVQSDTVAQGFGSLGLMTSVLMTPDGKTVEAEAAHGTVTRHYRQHQKGEETSTNSIASIFAWTRGLAHRAKLDDNAELKRFAETLEKVCIQTVESGFMTKDLSLLIGPDQPWLSTTGFLDKIDENLQKAMA from the coding sequence ATGGCGAAGATCAAGGTGGCGAACCCGGTCGTCGAGCTCGACGGCGACGAGATGACCCGCATCATCTGGCAGTTCATCAAGGACAAGCTGATCCACCCTTATCTCGACCTGAAGCTCGAATATTACGATCTCGGCATCGAGCATCGTGACGCCACCAACGACCAGGTGACCATCGATTCGGCCAACGCCATCAAGAAATACGGCGTCGGCGTGAAGTGCGCGACGATCACCCCCGACGAACAGCGCGTCGAGGAGTTCAAGCTGAAGAAGATGTGGAAGTCGCCGAATGGCACCATCCGCAACATCCTTGGCGGCACCATCTTCCGCGAGCCGATCATCATGAAGAACGTGCCGCGCCTGGTGCCCGGCTGGACCAAGCCGATCATCGTCGGCCGCCACGCCTTCGGCGACCAGTACCGCGCCACCGATTTCCGCTTCCCCGGCAAGGGCAAGCTGACGATCAAGTTCGTCGGTGAAGACGGAAAGGTCATCGAGCATGACGTGTTCGACGCACCCGGCGCCGGCGTCGCCATGGCCATGTACAATCTCGACGAGTCGATCCGCGAGTTTGCCCGCGCCTCGCTGAATTACGGCCTGCTGCGCAACTATCCGGTCTATCTGTCGACCAAGAACACCATCCTGAAAGCCTATGACGGCCGCTTCAAGGACATTTTCCAGGAAGTCTACGAGGCTGAATTCGAGGCCGACTTCAAGTCGAAGAAGCTGTGGTACGAACACCGCCTGATCGACGACATGGTGGCGTCCAGTCTGAAATGGTCGGGCGGCTATGTCTGGGCCTGCAAGAACTATGACGGCGACGTCCAGTCCGATACCGTGGCGCAAGGTTTCGGCTCGCTCGGCCTTATGACTTCGGTGCTGATGACGCCGGACGGCAAGACGGTGGAAGCCGAAGCCGCGCACGGCACCGTAACCCGCCACTACCGCCAGCACCAGAAGGGCGAGGAAACCTCGACCAATTCGATCGCCTCGATCTTCGCCTGGACGCGCGGGCTGGCCCACCGCGCCAAGCTCGACGACAATGCGGAGCTGAAGCGCTTTGCCGAGACGCTGGAAAAGGTCTGTATCCAGACCGTCGAGTCCGGCTTCATGACCAAGGACCTGTCGCTGTTGATCGGTCCCGATCAGCCCTGGCTCTCGACCACCGGCTTCCTCGACAAGATCGACGAAAACTTGCAGAAGGCGATGGCGTAA
- a CDS encoding right-handed parallel beta-helix repeat-containing protein codes for MNVLRFFLSIAVLLLASVFLIAPASAQATRTWVSGVGNDADPCSRTAPCKTFAGAISKTATAGEINCLDPGGFGTVTITKSITIDCKTTEGGVLSALVNGIVVNTPVGSVVHLRGLDIDGAGTGLDGVRMTGQGQLHIEDCNIERVTSNGVEFLPNGASELYISNTRIAEAVGGAILIKTTGAVGINAILSRVELTNSANGILVDGTGNTSAMNMALTDSLVSGNTGNGVAVKSVAAASSVRATIVNTTISSNAGIGVNANGAAASGAGSAIAFLGASTVFGNVTGVSNTGSGAVQSFKNNMISGNVADGTPITAFPGPGGTPLQ; via the coding sequence ATGAACGTCTTACGGTTTTTCCTTTCAATCGCGGTGTTACTTCTGGCATCAGTCTTCCTGATTGCTCCGGCTTCCGCGCAAGCGACACGGACCTGGGTTTCCGGCGTCGGCAACGACGCCGATCCGTGCAGCCGAACGGCACCTTGTAAGACGTTTGCCGGCGCCATCTCGAAGACGGCGACGGCCGGCGAGATCAACTGTCTGGACCCGGGCGGATTTGGCACAGTCACCATCACCAAATCCATCACCATCGACTGCAAAACCACCGAAGGCGGTGTGCTTTCGGCGCTCGTGAACGGCATCGTCGTCAATACGCCTGTCGGCTCCGTCGTGCATCTTCGCGGCCTCGACATAGACGGCGCGGGCACCGGACTCGACGGCGTGCGGATGACCGGCCAAGGTCAACTGCATATCGAGGACTGCAACATCGAGCGGGTGACCAGCAATGGCGTCGAATTTCTTCCCAACGGGGCCAGCGAACTCTACATCAGCAATACGCGGATAGCCGAGGCAGTCGGTGGCGCCATTCTTATCAAAACGACTGGCGCCGTTGGCATCAATGCCATCCTGTCCAGGGTGGAACTGACCAACAGCGCCAATGGCATTCTTGTCGACGGCACCGGCAACACCTCCGCCATGAATATGGCACTGACCGACAGCCTGGTCAGCGGCAACACTGGCAACGGGGTGGCGGTCAAGTCCGTCGCCGCGGCATCGTCGGTACGCGCGACGATCGTCAACACCACGATCAGTTCCAATGCCGGCATCGGAGTCAATGCCAACGGCGCCGCCGCCAGCGGCGCCGGCAGCGCCATCGCCTTTCTCGGCGCCTCGACCGTGTTCGGCAATGTCACCGGGGTCAGCAACACCGGCAGCGGCGCCGTCCAGTCGTTCAAGAACAACATGATCTCCGGCAACGTGGCTGACGGCACTCCGATCACGGCCTTCCCGGGCCCTGGCGGCACGCCGCTGCAATAA